A window of the Lysinibacillus irui genome harbors these coding sequences:
- a CDS encoding basic amino acid ABC transporter substrate-binding protein, protein MKKTGWMLLMMIAALTLALAGCGTKDDASSGSTPSEDGGDGKKVYKVGTEATFAPFESVDDSGKIVGIDVDILQAIADEMDFEVEWNNIGWEPVFQTIKNGETDIGASGITITEERKESFDFTEPYYESQLLIVVKEDSKIKSLEELKDKKVSVQINATGHMAAKKLQGEASTNIMAFESQPIAIQEMLNGNVDAAIGDNAVVYEYIKAHPDQKLKVIEDDAFEKEYYGFMVQKGNKELLDKLNEGLKKIKENGKLKEITGTDFQ, encoded by the coding sequence ATGAAAAAAACAGGATGGATGTTATTGATGATGATAGCAGCTTTAACATTAGCACTTGCAGGTTGCGGAACAAAAGATGATGCATCCTCAGGTAGTACACCTTCAGAAGATGGCGGAGATGGGAAGAAAGTATATAAAGTAGGTACAGAGGCTACTTTTGCACCATTTGAATCTGTTGACGATTCAGGGAAAATTGTAGGGATTGATGTCGATATTTTACAAGCTATTGCGGATGAAATGGATTTTGAGGTTGAATGGAATAATATTGGTTGGGAGCCTGTTTTCCAAACAATTAAAAATGGCGAAACAGATATCGGTGCTTCTGGGATCACAATCACGGAAGAGCGTAAAGAATCATTTGATTTTACAGAACCATACTATGAATCTCAATTACTAATCGTTGTGAAAGAAGATTCAAAGATTAAGTCATTAGAAGAACTAAAAGATAAAAAGGTATCCGTTCAAATTAATGCTACTGGTCATATGGCAGCGAAAAAGTTACAAGGTGAAGCAAGTACAAATATTATGGCTTTTGAAAGTCAGCCAATCGCTATTCAAGAGATGTTAAATGGAAACGTTGATGCAGCTATTGGAGATAATGCAGTAGTTTATGAATATATTAAAGCTCATCCAGATCAAAAACTAAAAGTAATTGAAGATGATGCATTCGAAAAAGAATACTATGGCTTTATGGTTCAAAAGGGGAATAAAGAGCTATTAGATAAATTAAATGAAGGTCTTAAAAAGATTAAAGAAAACGGAAAATTAAAAGAAATTACAGGTACGGATTTTCAGTAA
- a CDS encoding DMT family transporter, which translates to MPDKRKEKIGLLLGVVGVICFSLTLPATSIAVPYFGTTIVGLGRAVIAGIIVAIVLLVRKERLPSVRQFKSLMIVSFGAVLGFPLLTSWAMTSLPVSHGAVELALLPLATAGFAIFRAGERPSLKFWLSSVIGAIAVIIYASYLGLGQLHMADLALLAAVLILGLSYAEGGQLSKELGSWQVIAWAILIAGPFFIIPVFLSFTADMLQAPATAWLSLFYLAVVSQFLAYVAWYGGMAMGGIARVSQIQYVQPFLMILFATLFLNESITSFTVVVAMIVVLSVIVGKNTTVKQKESKPVPSKAINE; encoded by the coding sequence ATGCCGGATAAAAGAAAAGAAAAAATAGGCTTGTTGTTAGGTGTTGTTGGAGTAATTTGCTTTAGTTTGACATTACCTGCAACAAGTATAGCGGTACCGTATTTTGGTACTACAATCGTTGGGTTGGGGAGAGCTGTAATCGCTGGGATTATTGTAGCCATTGTGTTGCTTGTAAGAAAAGAAAGGCTACCTTCTGTAAGGCAATTTAAGAGCTTAATGATTGTCTCCTTTGGAGCGGTGTTAGGATTTCCGTTGCTTACTTCTTGGGCAATGACCAGTTTGCCTGTATCTCATGGCGCAGTAGAATTAGCATTATTACCTTTAGCAACTGCAGGTTTTGCCATCTTTCGAGCAGGTGAACGACCCTCATTAAAATTTTGGCTATCAAGTGTCATTGGGGCGATAGCAGTCATCATCTATGCTAGCTATCTAGGCTTAGGGCAATTACATATGGCGGATTTAGCCCTATTAGCGGCAGTGCTAATACTAGGTCTTAGCTATGCGGAAGGAGGACAATTATCCAAGGAACTAGGTAGTTGGCAAGTTATTGCATGGGCCATTCTAATAGCAGGTCCTTTTTTTATCATTCCAGTTTTTTTAAGCTTTACAGCAGATATGCTACAGGCCCCTGCCACAGCATGGCTTAGCCTGTTCTACTTAGCCGTTGTCAGCCAGTTTTTAGCATATGTTGCTTGGTATGGCGGAATGGCTATGGGAGGCATTGCAAGAGTGAGTCAAATTCAATATGTACAGCCATTTTTAATGATCCTTTTTGCAACTCTTTTTTTAAATGAATCTATCACATCATTTACAGTCGTTGTAGCAATGATTGTCGTACTTTCAGTCATTGTGGGCAAAAATACGACGGTTAAGCAAAAAGAATCTAAACCTGTTCCATCAAAAGCCATCAATGAATAG
- a CDS encoding S9 family peptidase: MKKRFLSASLAIILTTSVVIPTTLQEVRAADETNSVVVAQEERISAQEFLNLAVTALTFQHGSEPMRQQIIGQWVKAGELTDLSSMIKRDEVARILVRAINKEEKEASLAEYLEKANKLGLFNGVVSTEFISKQDAVKILNNANQIKNGSNNEGVKEISVEDFMKNPGNFGYELSPDGNYITFASAWESRSNVFVKKMNDDSEPIRVSSSKDRDIAGFFWKDDTLLYLKDKGGDENFHIYSTTFNGSEEKDLTPYPNVTVGILSGLQGVKDEILIMMNKEDATVFDVYKLNVKTGETTHVAKNPGNITSWLADRNGNVRVAVASDGVAGTILYRDSEKDEFRPFIEVEAGDEVMPVAFSKDNQYIYATSNKGRDKVEVVKYDLKGKEEVIMSNDEVDVSGILYNADQDKLLYGAYITDKTNYQFFDEDFEKLFRKIQNKLGVPESELGINDYNKEMTKFIVSVSSDTVYGQYYYYDSTTDELKELATLSPWLNPEELAEMHPISYKSRDGLIINGYLTLPKNKEAKNLPLIVNPHGGPWARDMWGFNPEVQLLANRGYAVLQVNFRSSTGYGKEFLQAGNKQWGLKIQDDITDGVQWAIDQGIADPERIGIYGASFGGYATLAGITYTPDLYAAAVDYVGVSNIFTLLNTIPPYWETMRDMFYERVGHPEKDKELLTAVSPIFHADKIKTPLFVAQGANDPRVNKAESDQIVEALRARGVDVEYMLKDNEGHGFANEENRIEFYNAMVKFFDSHLK, from the coding sequence TTGAAAAAAAGATTTTTATCTGCATCATTAGCGATAATATTAACAACATCTGTGGTCATTCCTACAACACTACAAGAAGTACGTGCTGCAGATGAAACGAACAGTGTCGTGGTAGCACAGGAGGAACGCATTTCAGCACAGGAATTTTTGAATTTAGCTGTAACAGCTTTAACATTCCAGCACGGATCAGAACCAATGCGCCAACAGATTATTGGGCAATGGGTAAAGGCTGGAGAGTTAACAGATTTAAGTTCGATGATAAAACGTGATGAGGTTGCTCGTATTTTAGTAAGAGCTATAAATAAAGAAGAGAAAGAAGCATCACTTGCTGAGTATTTAGAAAAGGCGAATAAACTTGGTTTATTTAATGGTGTGGTAAGTACTGAATTTATTTCGAAACAAGATGCAGTAAAAATTTTAAACAATGCAAATCAGATAAAGAATGGTTCTAATAATGAAGGAGTAAAGGAAATTTCTGTAGAGGATTTCATGAAAAATCCTGGGAATTTCGGTTATGAACTTTCACCAGATGGAAATTACATTACGTTTGCCTCTGCATGGGAGAGTCGTTCTAATGTGTTCGTGAAAAAAATGAATGATGATAGTGAGCCGATACGTGTCTCAAGCTCAAAAGATCGTGATATTGCAGGTTTTTTCTGGAAAGATGATACTTTACTTTATTTAAAGGATAAAGGAGGAGATGAAAACTTCCATATTTATTCTACAACATTTAATGGGTCAGAGGAAAAAGATTTAACTCCGTATCCAAACGTAACAGTTGGAATTTTAAGTGGTCTACAGGGTGTGAAAGATGAAATATTGATCATGATGAATAAAGAGGATGCCACTGTTTTTGATGTGTACAAGCTCAATGTAAAAACAGGGGAAACGACTCATGTTGCAAAAAACCCTGGCAATATTACAAGCTGGTTAGCAGATAGAAACGGTAATGTGCGTGTTGCCGTTGCTTCAGACGGTGTGGCAGGCACAATTCTTTATCGAGATTCTGAAAAGGATGAATTTAGACCATTTATTGAAGTTGAGGCTGGAGATGAAGTAATGCCAGTAGCTTTCTCGAAAGACAATCAATACATTTACGCAACATCGAATAAAGGTCGGGATAAGGTAGAAGTAGTAAAATATGATTTAAAAGGTAAAGAAGAAGTTATCATGTCAAATGATGAAGTAGACGTCTCAGGTATACTATATAATGCAGATCAAGATAAATTGTTATATGGTGCATATATTACGGATAAAACAAATTATCAATTCTTTGACGAGGATTTTGAAAAATTATTCCGTAAAATCCAAAACAAACTTGGTGTGCCTGAAAGTGAATTAGGTATTAATGATTACAATAAAGAGATGACAAAATTTATTGTTAGTGTTTCTAGTGATACCGTTTATGGGCAATATTATTATTATGATTCCACTACGGACGAATTAAAAGAATTGGCCACTCTAAGCCCTTGGTTAAACCCAGAGGAGCTTGCTGAAATGCATCCAATTTCATATAAGAGTCGAGACGGCTTAATAATTAACGGTTATTTAACTTTGCCGAAAAATAAAGAGGCAAAAAATCTCCCTCTTATCGTGAATCCACACGGTGGACCATGGGCTCGTGATATGTGGGGCTTTAACCCAGAAGTACAATTATTAGCAAACCGTGGCTATGCAGTACTACAAGTGAATTTCCGTTCGTCAACTGGCTATGGGAAGGAGTTCCTTCAAGCTGGTAATAAGCAATGGGGTCTAAAAATTCAAGATGATATTACAGATGGCGTACAATGGGCTATTGATCAAGGTATTGCAGATCCAGAACGCATTGGTATTTATGGTGCATCCTTTGGTGGTTATGCAACACTAGCTGGTATTACGTATACACCTGATTTATATGCTGCAGCGGTTGACTATGTAGGCGTTTCTAACATTTTCACATTATTAAATACCATCCCGCCATACTGGGAAACTATGCGTGACATGTTTTATGAACGAGTAGGTCACCCAGAAAAAGACAAAGAATTATTAACAGCTGTTTCACCTATCTTCCATGCGGATAAAATTAAAACACCTTTATTTGTCGCTCAAGGCGCAAATGATCCACGTGTCAATAAAGCAGAATCTGATCAAATTGTAGAAGCTTTACGTGCTAGAGGTGTCGACGTAGAGTATATGCTTAAGGATAATGAAGGACATGGCTTCGCGAATGAAGAAAATAGAATTGAATTCTATAATGCTATGGTGAAATTCTTCGACAGTCACTTAAAATAA
- a CDS encoding amino acid ABC transporter ATP-binding protein, whose product MIKIENLHKYFGKLEVLKGIDYEIQEKQVVCVIGPSGSGKSTFLRCINMLEEVTDGAIYIENVKINDPKTNINEIRAEVGMVFQQFNLFPHMTVLDNVTMAPMQIRKMSRPDAEALGHELLKKVGLDSKAYNYPEQLSGGQQQRVAIARALAMKPKAILFDEPTSALDPEMVKEVLDVMKNLAAEGMTMVVVTHEMGFAREVGDRVVFMDGGFIVEEGSPDELFGNPQNERTKAFLGKVL is encoded by the coding sequence ATGATAAAAATTGAGAACCTACACAAATATTTTGGCAAGCTTGAAGTATTAAAAGGAATCGATTATGAAATTCAAGAGAAACAGGTTGTCTGCGTCATTGGACCATCTGGTTCAGGGAAAAGTACATTTTTACGCTGCATCAATATGCTTGAAGAAGTGACAGATGGTGCTATTTATATTGAAAACGTAAAAATAAATGATCCTAAAACGAATATCAATGAGATTCGAGCTGAAGTTGGCATGGTGTTTCAACAATTTAACTTATTCCCTCATATGACAGTTCTCGATAATGTAACGATGGCACCTATGCAAATTCGTAAAATGAGTCGTCCAGATGCTGAAGCACTTGGACATGAGCTATTGAAAAAGGTTGGACTCGACAGCAAGGCTTATAATTATCCTGAGCAGCTTTCAGGTGGTCAGCAGCAGCGTGTAGCCATTGCACGTGCCTTAGCAATGAAGCCCAAAGCCATTCTATTTGACGAGCCTACTTCCGCACTCGATCCAGAAATGGTAAAAGAGGTGCTAGATGTAATGAAAAATCTAGCTGCTGAAGGGATGACAATGGTTGTTGTTACCCATGAAATGGGGTTTGCTCGTGAAGTGGGCGATCGAGTTGTCTTTATGGATGGAGGCTTTATCGTAGAAGAAGGCTCTCCGGATGAATTGTTCGGCAATCCGCAAAACGAACGTACGAAGGCATTTTTAGGGAAAGTTCTATAA
- a CDS encoding HPr family phosphocarrier protein, with product MIERRVQVKLKLGLQARQAALFVQEANRFSADIFLEKDEKKVNAKSIMGVMSLAVAKGTEVTLSSEGNDAEQAVTALATLIEKED from the coding sequence ATGATTGAGAGAAGAGTCCAGGTCAAATTAAAATTAGGACTACAAGCTAGACAAGCAGCACTATTTGTGCAAGAAGCAAATCGTTTTAGTGCTGATATCTTTCTAGAAAAAGATGAGAAAAAAGTAAATGCGAAATCAATTATGGGTGTCATGAGTCTAGCTGTCGCTAAAGGTACCGAAGTTACTTTAAGCAGTGAAGGTAACGATGCCGAGCAAGCGGTTACAGCATTGGCAACACTTATCGAAAAAGAAGATTAA
- the clpP gene encoding ATP-dependent Clp endopeptidase proteolytic subunit ClpP: protein MNLIPTVIEQTSRGERAYDIYSRLLKDRIILLGSAIDDNVANSIVAQLLFLQAEDPDKDISLYINSPGGSITAGMAIYDTMQIIKPQVQTICIGMAASMGAFLLAAGEPGKRFALPNAEVMIHQPLGGAQGQATEIEIAAKRILFLREKLNGILSERTGQPLEVIARDTDRDNFMTAERAKEYGLIDHIMHRSDNK from the coding sequence ATGAATTTAATTCCTACAGTTATTGAACAAACAAGTCGTGGTGAACGTGCATACGATATTTACTCACGTCTGCTTAAAGACCGTATTATCCTTTTAGGAAGTGCTATTGATGACAATGTAGCTAACTCTATTGTCGCACAGCTTCTTTTCCTACAAGCAGAAGATCCAGATAAAGATATCTCTCTTTACATCAATTCACCAGGTGGATCTATTACGGCTGGTATGGCTATCTACGACACAATGCAAATTATTAAGCCACAAGTTCAAACAATTTGTATTGGTATGGCTGCGTCAATGGGAGCATTCTTACTTGCTGCTGGGGAACCTGGTAAACGTTTTGCATTACCAAATGCAGAAGTCATGATTCACCAACCACTAGGTGGTGCACAAGGTCAAGCGACGGAAATTGAAATTGCTGCTAAACGTATTTTATTCTTACGTGAAAAATTAAACGGCATTTTATCTGAACGCACTGGTCAACCACTTGAAGTCATTGCAAGAGACACAGATCGTGATAACTTCATGACTGCTGAGCGAGCTAAAGAATACGGTTTAATCGACCATATTATGCATCGTAGCGATAATAAATAA
- a CDS encoding amino acid ABC transporter permease, with the protein MDIFDLRWDIVWNYRDMFIRGIGVTLILTLSGYFGGILLGLFLGLGKLSSKKWIYWPSKLYIDLFRGTPMLVQILLIHLAVIPTIFGHSLGYMVSGITALILNCAAYNAEIFRAGIQSIAKGQMEAARSLGLTHNQAMRKVILPQAFRRMIPPLGNEFIALLKDSSLVTVIAAPDILYASKVVAGASFRFWEPYIVAALLYLVLTYGVTKIVAFIEKRFSNSYVPRKAEGREAR; encoded by the coding sequence ATGGACATCTTTGACCTACGCTGGGACATTGTCTGGAACTACCGAGATATGTTTATACGAGGTATTGGCGTAACACTTATTTTGACACTTAGTGGTTATTTTGGAGGTATTCTATTAGGTCTATTTTTGGGCCTAGGAAAATTATCGAGTAAAAAATGGATTTATTGGCCATCTAAACTATATATCGATTTATTCCGTGGAACACCAATGCTTGTGCAAATTTTGTTAATACACTTAGCAGTGATTCCAACAATCTTTGGTCATTCTTTAGGCTATATGGTTTCAGGTATTACAGCACTAATTTTAAACTGTGCAGCTTACAATGCGGAAATCTTCCGTGCAGGTATTCAAAGTATTGCAAAAGGGCAAATGGAGGCAGCTCGTTCTCTTGGTTTAACGCATAACCAGGCGATGCGAAAGGTCATTTTACCGCAAGCATTTAGACGCATGATTCCACCGTTAGGGAATGAATTCATTGCATTATTAAAAGATTCATCATTAGTAACAGTTATTGCAGCACCAGATATTTTATATGCTAGTAAAGTAGTAGCAGGTGCAAGTTTCCGCTTCTGGGAACCGTACATCGTTGCTGCATTACTATACTTAGTTTTAACATATGGTGTAACGAAGATTGTCGCATTTATCGAGAAACGTTTTAGCAATAGTTATGTCCCTCGTAAAGCAGAAGGGCGGGAAGCAAGATGA
- a CDS encoding glutaredoxin family protein, whose translation MIVKFFSRANCPLCVEGLQTLKLVQEDVPFEIDMIDIEQDDFIHEKYMLMIPVVEKDGVVIQYGHLDYATLMEQLGS comes from the coding sequence ATGATTGTAAAATTTTTTAGTCGAGCCAATTGTCCATTATGTGTAGAGGGGTTGCAAACATTAAAGCTTGTTCAGGAAGATGTTCCATTCGAAATTGATATGATCGATATTGAACAGGATGATTTCATACATGAAAAATATATGCTAATGATTCCCGTAGTTGAAAAAGATGGTGTTGTCATCCAGTATGGTCATTTAGATTATGCCACGTTAATGGAGCAATTAGGCAGTTAA
- a CDS encoding gluconeogenesis factor YvcK family protein, giving the protein MGKKQTKLVVIGGGTGLSTLLRGLKHHPFDITAIVTVADDGGSSGRLRDDYDIPPPGDVRNVIAALSDIEPLVEQMFQYRFSASEDLRGHSLGNLMLTALTDITGDFSHAISEMGKVLKVHGRVIPAANKKINLHAVLEDGSIIEGESKIPTATKRINRVFLVPENVQPLPEAIRAIHRADYILIGPGSLYTSIIPNLLVKEIGEAVVKAKGRKIYVCNLMTQKGETISYTAGDHVAAIHKHVGNDFIDSILVNDEELPIPVKELYKEERAEPVTFDVAKLESMGLEVIKRDIATIRQDGTVRHNAANVAEWLVDYADIYHQKVNRPIIET; this is encoded by the coding sequence ATGGGGAAAAAGCAAACAAAGCTTGTGGTAATAGGTGGTGGCACAGGACTTTCTACGTTACTGCGCGGGCTTAAGCATCATCCATTTGATATTACTGCTATTGTAACAGTGGCAGATGATGGTGGTTCTTCTGGCCGTTTACGTGATGACTACGATATTCCACCACCTGGTGATGTTCGCAATGTCATTGCAGCATTATCAGATATTGAGCCACTTGTTGAGCAAATGTTTCAGTACCGTTTTTCAGCATCAGAGGATTTACGAGGACATTCTTTGGGAAACTTAATGCTTACAGCTCTTACTGATATTACAGGCGATTTCAGCCATGCTATAAGTGAAATGGGAAAGGTTTTAAAAGTTCATGGTCGCGTTATACCAGCTGCAAATAAAAAAATAAACCTACATGCTGTGCTAGAGGACGGTTCAATTATCGAAGGAGAATCCAAAATACCAACAGCAACAAAGCGCATTAATCGCGTTTTTTTAGTACCTGAAAATGTGCAACCGTTACCAGAAGCTATTCGTGCCATACATCGTGCAGACTATATTTTAATCGGTCCTGGAAGCTTGTATACAAGTATCATTCCCAATCTGCTTGTGAAGGAGATTGGTGAAGCTGTAGTGAAAGCAAAAGGAAGAAAAATATATGTTTGTAATTTAATGACGCAAAAAGGTGAAACCATTTCTTATACAGCAGGCGATCATGTAGCAGCCATACATAAGCATGTTGGCAACGATTTTATTGATTCTATTTTAGTAAATGATGAAGAACTCCCAATTCCAGTAAAAGAACTGTATAAAGAAGAAAGAGCTGAACCAGTAACATTTGATGTGGCAAAGCTTGAAAGTATGGGTTTAGAGGTAATTAAACGTGACATTGCGACTATTAGGCAGGATGGAACTGTTCGACATAATGCTGCAAATGTTGCAGAATGGCTAGTAGATTACGCTGATATTTACCATCAAAAGGTAAATAGACCGATTATAGAAACATAA
- a CDS encoding spore coat protein produces MSQSFYNESSNQTNFNQQHSLNHGGHEMMDIHETIGEIIAGMNQAIILRPHVKDPELLSILDRQYNFTLGMYNTIVESFKTGHDPSVPTGRYQMETGNDFKYGLHAGQPKKPMQNANEINDEAISGFLLGAQKGAAKCMTTAAMETTNPVVRRVVADSIPNCIEMAYELSIYQNMHGYYQVPQYSEQDMQTMLNAYDTTSNPLH; encoded by the coding sequence TTGTCACAATCGTTTTATAACGAATCATCAAATCAAACAAATTTCAATCAACAACATAGCCTAAATCATGGTGGCCATGAAATGATGGACATACATGAAACGATCGGCGAAATTATTGCTGGTATGAACCAAGCAATTATTTTACGCCCACATGTAAAGGATCCAGAGCTACTAAGCATTTTGGATCGCCAATATAACTTCACTCTAGGTATGTACAATACAATTGTGGAGTCCTTTAAAACTGGACATGATCCATCTGTGCCAACAGGGCGTTATCAAATGGAGACAGGTAATGACTTTAAATACGGCTTACATGCTGGTCAACCTAAAAAGCCAATGCAAAATGCCAATGAAATTAATGATGAAGCCATTTCTGGTTTCTTACTTGGTGCTCAAAAAGGGGCAGCTAAATGTATGACTACTGCGGCGATGGAGACAACAAACCCTGTTGTTCGTCGTGTTGTTGCTGATAGTATTCCAAACTGCATCGAAATGGCATACGAATTATCGATCTACCAAAATATGCATGGCTATTATCAGGTGCCTCAGTACTCTGAACAGGATATGCAAACGATGCTTAATGCATACGACACAACATCTAATCCCCTTCATTAA
- a CDS encoding LemA family protein, which translates to MKKSFGPIAVIVIIFVVIALLFIPKYNSLVSAEENVDSKWAQVENQLQRRFDLIPNLVESVKGYANHEQEVITSITEARAQMGSANSPQEQAVANDALTGALSRLLVVVENYPNLKADANFRQLMDELAGTENRLAVAREDYNNEVQQFNKHVKRFPGNLVAGMFGFEQKEYFKAAAGADKAPSIDFSQSSGTH; encoded by the coding sequence TTGAAAAAATCGTTCGGACCTATTGCTGTCATTGTTATTATTTTTGTGGTAATCGCTTTATTATTCATTCCTAAATATAATAGCCTGGTGTCGGCAGAGGAAAATGTTGATTCAAAATGGGCTCAAGTTGAGAATCAGCTCCAACGCCGTTTTGATTTAATCCCCAATTTAGTAGAATCTGTAAAAGGTTATGCCAATCATGAACAAGAAGTCATAACAAGTATAACGGAAGCACGTGCTCAAATGGGGAGTGCTAATTCACCGCAGGAGCAAGCTGTGGCAAATGATGCTTTAACTGGCGCACTAAGCAGATTACTTGTAGTAGTGGAAAATTACCCCAATTTAAAGGCTGATGCAAATTTCCGTCAGTTAATGGATGAATTAGCAGGCACAGAAAATCGTCTAGCTGTAGCACGCGAGGATTATAACAATGAGGTACAGCAATTTAATAAGCATGTTAAACGTTTCCCGGGTAATTTAGTTGCAGGGATGTTTGGATTCGAGCAAAAAGAATACTTTAAAGCGGCCGCAGGGGCTGACAAGGCGCCATCAATCGATTTTAGTCAATCTTCAGGTACACACTAA
- the whiA gene encoding DNA-binding protein WhiA codes for MSFASETKKELTQIEADNHCMKAEVSALIRMNGSLSFANKQLSLDVQTENAAIARRLYTIMKKLYPYNVELLVRKKMRLKKNNVYICRVREGARELLIDLEIISDDFQFNHTISRELIKKSGQKRAYLRGAFLAGGSVNNPETSAYHLEIYSLYKEHGEALMDLMNEFELNAKTIERKKGFVTYLKEAEKISDFLNIVGAHQAMMKFEDVRILRDMRNSVNRIVNCETANLNKTIGAALRQVENIRFIENSIGLDQLPEKLREIARLRVEYQDVTLKELGEMVSSGTVSKSGVNHRLRKIDEIAEALRRGEKIGG; via the coding sequence ATGTCTTTTGCTTCTGAAACAAAAAAAGAACTGACGCAAATAGAAGCGGACAATCATTGTATGAAAGCAGAAGTTTCTGCCCTAATTCGTATGAATGGTTCATTATCCTTTGCAAATAAACAACTAAGCTTAGACGTGCAAACTGAAAACGCTGCAATAGCTAGAAGATTATATACGATTATGAAAAAGTTATATCCATACAATGTGGAATTACTAGTTCGCAAGAAAATGCGACTTAAAAAAAATAATGTGTATATATGCCGTGTAAGAGAAGGTGCACGTGAGCTGTTAATTGATTTAGAAATCATCTCAGACGACTTTCAATTTAATCATACAATCTCAAGAGAGCTCATTAAAAAGAGTGGACAAAAAAGAGCGTATTTAAGAGGTGCATTTTTAGCAGGAGGTTCTGTCAATAATCCAGAAACATCAGCCTATCATTTAGAGATATATTCTTTATATAAAGAGCATGGTGAAGCATTAATGGATTTAATGAATGAATTTGAGCTCAATGCTAAAACAATTGAACGGAAAAAAGGTTTTGTGACGTATTTAAAGGAAGCAGAAAAAATTTCAGATTTCCTTAATATTGTTGGTGCCCACCAGGCTATGATGAAGTTTGAAGATGTTCGGATATTGCGAGATATGCGCAATAGTGTCAACCGTATTGTAAACTGTGAAACAGCCAATTTAAATAAGACCATAGGTGCAGCATTACGGCAAGTGGAGAATATTCGATTTATTGAAAATTCAATTGGCCTTGATCAACTGCCAGAGAAGCTTCGTGAAATAGCACGTCTACGTGTAGAATACCAAGATGTTACGTTAAAAGAGCTTGGTGAAATGGTTTCCAGTGGAACGGTTAGTAAATCAGGCGTTAACCATCGATTAAGAAAAATTGACGAAATTGCGGAAGCATTAAGACGCGGTGAAAAAATAGGTGGTTAA
- a CDS encoding TPM domain-containing protein yields MKRYIVQIIIVCSVLLFCTNMTKAAMPSPMKNTYIHDFANVLSTNVKEQLNHYSEQLDQGTGAEIMVVTVDSLSGQEPKMYATKMIRSWGIGDKEKNNGVLILATFGQGEGNNDVVIAVGQGLEGPLPDGKLGRILDHAFYPFASEGNIDQAFQATYAEVFRTVAEEYNWNGEVPVGANEGEDMPVWLIILIIIVVLIIYSFFSKGGGGPRAGGFGGFPGSFGGGRSSGGGFGGFGGGSSAGGGASRKF; encoded by the coding sequence ATGAAACGTTATATTGTACAGATTATCATCGTTTGCTCGGTGCTTCTTTTTTGTACGAATATGACGAAAGCAGCTATGCCATCACCAATGAAAAATACGTATATTCATGATTTTGCCAATGTTTTATCTACAAATGTCAAAGAACAATTAAATCATTATTCAGAGCAGTTAGATCAGGGCACAGGTGCTGAGATTATGGTTGTCACAGTGGATAGTCTCAGCGGGCAGGAGCCGAAGATGTATGCAACCAAAATGATTCGCTCATGGGGAATAGGTGACAAAGAAAAAAATAATGGTGTCCTAATACTAGCCACTTTTGGTCAGGGTGAAGGCAATAATGATGTGGTAATAGCTGTTGGTCAGGGACTAGAGGGACCATTACCAGATGGTAAGCTAGGACGTATTTTAGATCATGCATTTTACCCATTTGCGAGTGAGGGAAACATTGATCAAGCCTTCCAAGCTACATATGCTGAAGTATTTCGCACTGTTGCGGAAGAGTATAATTGGAATGGTGAAGTACCTGTAGGAGCTAACGAGGGTGAAGATATGCCTGTTTGGTTAATCATCTTAATCATAATTGTTGTCCTCATCATTTATTCGTTCTTTTCAAAAGGCGGTGGTGGTCCAAGAGCTGGGGGCTTTGGTGGTTTTCCAGGAAGCTTTGGTGGAGGTCGATCGAGTGGTGGAGGCTTCGGAGGCTTTGGTGGAGGATCTTCTGCAGGAGGAGGAGCAAGCAGAAAATTCTAA